A single genomic interval of Daucus carota subsp. sativus chromosome 1, DH1 v3.0, whole genome shotgun sequence harbors:
- the LOC108195181 gene encoding protein VERNALIZATION 3-like, with the protein MPPRGDPLVVGRVIGDVLDPFTRSISLSVIYNNREVNNGCELRPSQIINHPRVNIGGDDLRTFYTLVMVDPDAPSPSDPSLREYLHWLVTDIPATTGAHFGHQMMFYESPRPSSGIHRFVFVLFKQLGRQTVYAPPWRQNFNTRDFAEQYNLGSPVAALYFNCQRETGSGGRRRAPN; encoded by the exons ATGCCGCCTAGAGGCGATCCTCTTGTTGTTGGTAGGGTTATAggggatgttttggatccattCACCCGTTCCATTTCTCTTAGTGTGATATATAACAACAGAGAAGTGAACAACGGCTGTGAGTTGAGACCTTCTCAAATTATCAACCACCCAAGGGTTAATATTGGTGGAGATGATCTCAGAACTTTCTACACTCTT GTTATGGTGGATCCTGATGCTCCCAGTCCAAGTGATCCAAGTTTGAGAGAATACTTACACTG GTTGGTCACTGACATTCCTGCTACAACTGGAGCACATTTTG GCCATCAGATGATGTTCTACGAGAGTCCAAGACCGTCGAGTGGAATCCACAGATTCGTTTTCGTGTTGTTCAAACAACTGGGACGACAGACAGTCTACGCTCCACCATGGCGCCAGAACTTCAACACCCGAGACTTTGCAGAACAATACAATCTGGGTTCGCCTGTTGCTGCCCTCTATTTTAATTGCCAGAGAGAGACTGGTTCTGGTGGCCGAAGAAGAGCACCCAATTAG